GCACAATCTCTGGAATACGTGCTGGTCTATAAAGGACAATTCAACGAACCCGAACAGTACAAGGACATCATCATTCGAGCGAATGAGGAAGGTGAAATGATCAGGCTGCGGGATGTTGCGGCTGTGGAATTAGGCAGCGAGTTCTTCGACATCTACTCGAATCTGGATGGAAAGCCATCCGCCTCGATCGTATTGAAACAGACCTTGGGCAGTAACGCGAGTGATGTGATAGCGCAGGTGAAAGAAAAAATGGAGGAATTGAAGGAATTCATGCCTCCCGGTGTAGAATACAAAGTAAGCTACGACGTTTCTACGTTCTTGGATGCCTCTATCGAACAAGTGTTGCACACGTTACGCGATGCATTCATTCTGGTAGCGTTGGTCGTATTCCTGTTCTTGGGTGATTGGCGATCCACATTGATCCCGATCATCGCGGTTCCTGTTTCGTTGATCGGCTCCTTCTTCGTGATGCAGCTATTCGATCTGTCCATCAACCTGATCACGCTGTTCGCATTGGTGCTCTCGATCGGTATCGTGGTGGATAACGCGATCGTGGTGGTGGAAGCGGTACATGCCAAGATGGAGGCCAACCATAATATCACCCCATACGTTGCGGTGAAGGAGGTGATGGGTGAGATCGGTGGCGCCATCGTCGCCATCACGTTGGTGATGGTATCGGTATTCATCCCGGTTTCATTCATGACGGGGCCTGTTGGTGTATTCTACCGGCAATTCTCCATTACCATGGCCGGGTCCATCATTATCTCGGCCATAGTGGCACTTACGCTCACGCCGGTGCTCTGCGCCATGCTGATGAAACCTCCCAAAAGCGAGGGCCAGAAGAAGTCCATCATGGACCGTTTCATCAACTGGTTCAATAATGGCTTCGAGAAGATCACTGGTCGCTATGTGGCGATACTCAACAAGATCGTTGTTCGGAGGGTGCTCACATTCGGTATGCTCGGAGCATTCTGCGTAGGGGTATATCTCTCCAGCCAAGTGTTGCCCGCAGGCTTTATTCCAAGCGAGGACCAAGGAACAATTTATGCCATCGTACAAACGCCGCCTGGATCCACATTGGAGACCACCAATAAAGTAGCGCAAGAGCTGCAGAAGATCTGTGAGGAGATCCCGGAAGTGGAATCAGTTTCTTCTCTTGCCGGTTATGAGATCATGACCGAGGGTCGCGGATCGAACGCTGGTACCTGTTTGATCAACCTGAAACCTTGGGACGAGCGCAACAAGAATGTGAACCAGGTGATGGAGGAACTGGAGGAGAAGACAAAGGATCTCGGCGCCGTGATCGAATACTTCGAGCCACCCGCTGTTCCGGGTTTCGGTTCATCGGGAGGATTCTCCATGCGAATGGTCGATAAGACCAACAACACGGATTACCATGTATTCGAGAAGATCAATAACGAATTCATGGATGCACTGCAGAAGCGAAAGGAACTCACTGGTCTGTTCACATTTTACGCAGCGAACTTCCCACAGTACGAAATGATCATTGACAACGATCTCGCAATGCAGAAGGGCGTTTCCATCGGTAAAGCGGTGGAGAATCTGAACATCTTGATCGGAAGTACATACGAGCAGGGCTTCATCCGCTTCGGCCGCTTCTTCAAGGTTTACGCCCAAGCCGCGCCGGAATACAGGAAGGACCCAACGGATCTTGGTGCACTGTTCGTTAAGAATGAAGAAGGGTTGATGGTCCCTTACTCATCATTCATGCACTTCGAAAAACGCCTCGGACCGAACGAGATCACGCGATACAACCTATACAACTCTGCCACAATTCGTGGTTTACCGGTAGACGGATATACCAGCGGTGATGCCATTAAGGCCATACAGGAAGTGGCCAAGGAAACACTTCCGAGAGGGTATGATATTGCGTGGGAAGGACTCTCTTACGATGAAGCAAGACGTGGGAACGAAGCCATATTCATCTTCTTGATCGTACTCATTTTCGTGTACCTCGTGCTGGCCGCTCAATACGAGAGTTTTGTTCTGCCATTGGTCGTTATTCTTTCGTTGCCGGTAGGTGTACTCGGTTCATTCCTGCTATTGAAGGTAATGGGCTTGGCGAATGATGTTTACGCCCAGATCGGTATGATCATGCTGATCGGTCTATTGGGTAAGAATGCGGTACTGATCGTGGAATTTGCCGTACAGAAACAGCGCGCTGGCGCCAGCGTATTGGAAGCCTCCATTGAAGGTGCAAAAGCTCGATTCCGCCCGATCCTGATGACCTCCTTCGCATTCATTGCAGGACTTATTCCGTTGGTTACCGCTTCAGGTGCGGGTGCGATCGGGAACCGCACCATCGGTTCTTCCGCATTGGGTGGTATGCTCGTAGGAACGCTGCTCGGAGTGCTGATCATCCCTGGACTGTACTATGTATTCGCCACCATGATCGTTGGGCGTAAACTGATCCAGGAAGAAGATGATGAACCTGTATCCGAACAGTTCGTGCGCAAAGGGGAGGAGGACAGAACAGCGCGCAAGGAGTTCAAGAAATTGAATGAGCAGTTAAAGAATCTGTTGAAACGCAAGAAGGATGAATGATCGAAAGCGTGCTAATTGGTTCACGAAGCCATTCGCAACACAAAGGATGATATTGAAGGATCACAAACTTTTGTTCACCATGGTGTCGATCGCAATGGTATGCTATGGGTGCAGCAGTACGGCATTGGTGAAACGCACCGAGAACAGAACGGTTCCCGCCAGCTATTCCGGCTCCACAGATTCCACCAATACGTCCAGTGTGAAGTGGAAAGCCTATTTCAACGACCCATACTTGAATGTGTTGATCGATTCCGCGTTGAGCAACAACCAGGAACTGAACATCATGTTGCAAGAGATACGCACCGCGCAATATGAGGTCAAAGCCAGAAAAGGGGAGTACCTGCCGTTCATTGGTGCACTCGGTAGTGCAGAAGTGGATAAAGTGGGCCGCTACACAAGCAAAGGTTCCAGCGAAGCCACCACGGACATCATGCCCGATGTTGAAACCCCGGAGCCATTGCCGGATTACATGATCGGTCTTTATGCTAAATGGGAAGTGGATGTTTGGGGAAAGTTGCGCAATGCAAAGAAGGCTGCTTACTGCAGGTATTTGGGCACGGTGGAAGGAAAGAATTTCATGGTGACGAACCTTGTCGCGGAGATCTCCAATTCTTACTACGAACTGCTCGCATTGGATAATCAATTACTGATCGTGCAACAGAACATTGAGATCCAAAGTGGTGCATTGAGCATCGTGCGGCAGCAGAAGCAAGCTACGCGCGTTACTGAATTGGCAGTGCGCAGGTTCGAGGCGGAAGTGTTCCATACACGAAGTATGCAGTTCGAAATTCAACAACAGATCACGGAGATGGAGAATCACCTCAATTTTCTTGTAGGCCGCTTTCCCGGACCCATCCAACGGAATGCACAAACATTCAGTAGCCTGAAGCCCGATACTGTATTGGCCGGCCTACCCGCCCAACTTCTGGCGAATCGTCCTGATATTAGACAAGCCGAGCAAGAACTTACCGCCACTAAACTGGATGTGAAGTCCGCACGTGCTAGGTTCTATCCTTCGGTAGGTCTCAGTGCCGGTGTAGGTTTCCGTGCATTCGATCCCGAATACTTGTTCACAACGCCGCAGTCCTTGATCTTCAATGTGGCAGGTGACCTGGTGGCTCCATTGATCAACAGAAATGCGATCAAGGCGGCTTATTACACTGCGAATGCGAAACAGGTCCAAGCCGTGTATGACTATGAACGTACGATCCTGAATGCGTATGTTGAAGTGGCTAATCAAGTATCCAACATCGGCAACTTGAACAAGAGCTACGCGCTACGTGCGCAACGTGTGCAAGCGTTGCAGGAATCGATCACGATCTCCAATAGCTTATTCCTTTCCGCGCGTGCCGATTACATGGAAGTGCTACTCACCCAGCGCGATGCATTGGACTCTCGTTTCGAGCTGGTTGAAACACAAAAGCTACGGTTGAACGCGAAGGTGAATGTGTACCGCGCACTGGGTGGTGGGTGGAGGTAGATCTTATGCGATCACCAGCAGATCTAACCCTTTGAATTGTCGGAAAGCCTTGTCGGTGGTGACCAATTGCGCATTGCTAGCAATTGCGAATGCCGCCAGATAGGCATCCATCCATAGTTTTGGTGATGCAGTGCCGATAGCACCAAATGAACGCCATTGTGGCTCGAGCTGTGGTGGTTCATCCACGAAGCTAATGCGGTCATCTTTATACCAGGCATTTTGTCTGGTCCATGCATCGGTGTTGGTCAAGGGCTTGGCGGAATACGCGTGCATTATTGCCGATGTTGTCACTAAGCGTAAGAGACTTTGTTGAGTAGAACGATTGAAATGTATCCGGTCATGGGCTGGCACAGATGAGATCCAATCATACGCTGACAAATGGAACTGATGCTCCTTTCTGGATAAAGCAAACCAGATGTTCACATCCGGAAGAAAAGTTATGCTCATTCCTTACTTCCCCATAAGACCTCAGCAACCCGCTCTGGTGTGATCTCCTCACCCTGCTTTGCAGGTTTTCCGTCTTTTATGATCGGCATCTCATGATATTTCAGTATCCGCGGCTTTTTGGCTTTTGGCTGTTTCCCGAAGTAGGACCGCAATGCTTCGGTCAGCAATGCCTTCATGCTCCGCCCCTCTTCCGCAGCGCGTATACGTAAGGCTTGTAACAGGTCGTCAGGAAGCTCTATCGTGGTTTTCATGCCACTAAGGTAAGCCAAAACCCATAATTATGGGTTTTGGGCATCACACCCGTACCAACGCTTGTTCCAGATCTGCGATCAACAGGTCCGGGTCTTCTAAGCCTACGTACAATCGGATCATGGTAAAGGGTAGATCAGTATAGTATCCGCTCGGACCTTTCAACGCACACACCGGCCATTGCAAGCTTTCATAGCCGCCCCAGCTTACCGCGATCAGAAAGGTTTTTAGGTTATCGCAGAAGCGCTCCACGGCGGCTTCATCCGGTGCGTTCAATTCGATGCTCATCAAACCGGCAACACGCTTCATTTGCTTTTTGGCAAGTGCATGTTGCGGATGACTTTGCAAACCCGGCCAATGGATCTTCTTCACTTTCGGATGCCCTTTCAGGAACTGAGCAACTTTCTCCGCATTATCAGCGCTTCGGTTCACACGCAATTCCAACGTGCGAAGGCCACGGATGATCAACCATGCATCGTGTGGTGATAGGCAAGCACCCAAGGTCATGAATTCCTTTTGCATCACCTGGCGCATCATCGTTTTCGATCCGGCGAGCACACCCGCAACAACATCACTGTGGCCGTTGATATACTTGGTAGCACTGTGAGCAACCATGTCCATACCCAGATCCAATGGGTTCTGGAAAAGCGGACTATTGAAACTGTTATCGCACAGCGTGATGATGTTCTTCTCTTTCGCGATTGAAGCAACCGCAGCAATATCCTGCAATTCAAACGTCAACGAATTCGGTGATTCAAGGATGAAGAAGGTCGTATTCGGTCTGATCGCTTTGCGGTAGTTCTCTGGATCCGTGCCATCCACGAAGGTGTGTTCCACTCCGAAGCGAGGTAACAGTTCAATGAGCAATTTCTTCGTCCAGCTGTAGGGCTTTTCTACACACACAATATGATCCCCGGCCTTTACGAAACTGATCACCGCCGATGCGACTGCGGCACTTCCGCTGCTGAATACCAACGCATCTTCCGCATTTTCCAACGCCGCGATCTTCTCCCGCAAAACACCAACGGTCGGATTGAACCCCCGCGAATACAACGGCTTCTCCATTTCCTTTTGCACTACGGCGCGCATGGCCGCAACAGTAGGGTATGTGAAATTCCCGCTCTGAATGATGGGCGGTACTACGGCATCATAGCCGCGCTCACGGTCTTCGCCGAGATGGGTAAGGATGTGGGATAGATCGTTCGGCATTTATAAAAAGTGTATCTCTATGTTGCGCTTATCCTAGTCTTGTTTCAGATGCGCGTTGTCCACATAAAACACTCGATCAAACTTAGTCATTGAACAAAAAGAACCCATAACCACCCGGATCACGAATGATGATGTTGTCGACTATACCGTCTTTATTGAAGTGCGAGATTTCTTCCGTGATCGGTATGCCGGCCTTTCGCACGTTCTCGATCACCACAGGGTTTCCTACCTTTCCATTGAAGTAGGTAAGCGATGGATTGAAGAACAAATGCGGGCACATAAGCGGCTTCATGATGCTCACACCCGGACATCCTTCTGCCGATACGACCACCCAGCCACTTTCCGCAGTGCCCATGGTGATCGCAAAGCCAAGCGCTTGCCATAGCGCCACCGAGCGCGCCATGTCCGTGGTCTCGATCGTCACGCCCATGCACTTGCCAAGGATGGTACCCTTGATGTCTGTTTTCGGAACAACCGGTGCATCGCCATCCAGCATGTAGATCCAAATTCCGTTCGGGTCCGCGCATACATGGCCGCCTTTGCACGGGTGCGTTGGCGTATTCAGTTTCGGAATCACATCACCCCAATTATTATCATAAAGAGCAACTCCCGCGCGGGCAGTACGTTCAGCGTTGATCTCAATGGTAATGTCGCCATCCGTGATCAGTGTTGGAGTTCCTTCCGAGGCCACGGTGAACCCGAGACGCTTGTAGAAGTCGATGCTCTTGGCAAGGTCAGGTGTTGGTGTGTGGATATGTCCGGTCATCAAGGTTGTCAGTGAAAACGTGTTGCGTTAGGACAAAGGTCGTATTTCCTAACAATGACAAAAGGTGCCCTTGCGAGCACCCTTCTCATTTTTGTTCATCAAATTTATCGTGCAATTACAAAGCGCGTCCGCGCATTCACACCTTCGCCCTGCAACCAAACGGTGTAAGTCCCTTGCGGTAATTCGCTCAAGTCCATGTTTACAAAAGTGCCGCCACCAATGCGCTGTACGTTTTGGGTTTCTACGTTTCTGCCCAATGCATCGAACACGGTGATCTGGCCATTCGTTAGCTCACCACGCTGCCAGCCAATAGAAAGAATGCCAGTGCTCGGTGAAGGATAAACGCCTAGGCCATCATCATACACAACAAATTCATCAATGGCTTGTGGTGTGGCAACTACCGTTTCAACTGTATTGGTCAATACGGGTTCGTTGTAATCGAAATAGATATCCGCACGGTTGGTTATTGAGGTGCCGGGCATGCTGTTCGCATTTGCCAAAATGCGATAGCTGAAGCCACCTTGGCTGCCTTCCAGTTCCGTGGTGCTGTCCGGTAAGTATATGTTCGCGAAGGTCCACGCGATCTCGCGTCCTTCCACCCAGATCGTATATGGGTGTGTGGCTCCGATCATTTGGAAAGTGCTTAGGTCAAGATCAGTATCGATCACATCTCGAACAATTACGCGTTGTGCAGGTGCTGTTCCAGTGTTCTGGAAATGGACCACGTATTCCAATGCTTTTTCATCCATGATCTCTTGTTCGGTAATGCTGGTCACATTCACGAGTTTTTCATTCGGATCCAATGACGTGGTGGGATTATCGATGATCATATCGAAATTATTCTCTGGTGTTTGTTCTACACCTGTTATGTTGAATTGCACAAAGGCCGAAACGGTATCCGTTACAATTGCGGTGCTATCCGTGAGGTAGGTGAGGTAGATGTACGCGCAATGACCGGGAAGTAAATTGCTAACGGACCAGGTAACTGTCTGCCCAGCGGCGGTAACGTTGGTTGGGATACTCGATACGAATTCCGTAAGAGGATCGAGCGTAACAACGATCTCGCCATCCAACGGCTCTGTTCCTATATTGCAATAGGTTACGTTGTAATGGGTTTCATTTCCGATCCATGGACTCCAACCCCAAATGTTGGCCTCCCCATCGTAAACATCTACAATGGATTGGAACGCGAAATCCATTCCAGGAACGAACTCGCCTTGCGTGTTTACTGAATAGGTGCGGGTCGCTGGCACGGGTAAATAATATAAAGGCGGGTTCGGTACAGAGATGGTGTACGCGCCTTGTTCCGTGCAGAAACTGTACGGGTCCGATCCCGCATAAACGTATTGCCCTCCGGGTTCAACTTGCAACATGGTATTCACCGTGGCTTCAGAACTATCTCGAACACTGTTATCGTTGTAGTCTTTGAACGCGGTGCCCTGCACTGTTCCGAAGCATTCGGTCAAGGTCCAGTAGAAATCATCACTGTCGAATAAGTTGGTCCATACGATGTAGTAGGTTTCTCCTGCTGTTACAGCAATGTCCAAATAGGTCGCAAAATTGTAATTCGGACAAGAATTGCTTCCCATATCATCGTTGAAGCCCAAGCATATCAACGAGTCGCAGGTACCGGTGAGTACGTGACCATAAGTATCATCGTCCTGTTGGTTGTTCAGCGTATTACATGATGTGATGTTGATCATACCAGTGAATGTTGGGATGTATTTGTACCAATCGCCATTGCTACCAGTCGCGCCACAGTTGCTCCCGTTGGACAAGACTATTCCGGAACCTGTGGTCGGACCATCGGCATGGTGGATACCACTTCCGATCAGCAGCGCGGTTGTACATGTATCGCCTTGTGCTCGTAACTGGTCACAACTGAACACGGTGAATAAGAACGCGAGAAATACGGTTGTAATGTGTTTCATGATCCGGTTGATTTGGTCACGTGAATCTAACACAATTCCGTGGTCCTGACTAGAATTCCTATTCCCGTACAAAGAACACAAAACCGTTCTTCCGGTAAAGCTCCTTCAACGTGGGTTCGGCGGCTGCCTCTTTCGCATTGGTGACTTTGCAAACCACATAGACCGGGCGATCAACCTCGCCGGTCAGGAGCCAGTTGTCGGAGTACGAGCGCGCGTCCGTAACCACTGGCTTTTTTGTGTAGAACAACTGCGCATAGCTTTTGTAATTCCGCGTGATCACGTAGCATTTTTCATCTTGTCTCGCTTCGAAGAATTCAATGGCCGCGCGTTGTGAGTACCCTTCGATGTTGTTGATAAAGAAGAACAGCGTTAGCCAAACGAACAACGCCGTTCCGCCGAACGTGG
The nucleotide sequence above comes from Flavobacteriales bacterium. Encoded proteins:
- a CDS encoding efflux RND transporter permease subunit, which gives rise to MFRNFIHRPVLAIVISVVIVFVGLLAMQQLPTSQFPEIAPTTVNIFIAYPGSSADVLTKSTIIQLETAINGVQGMRYIASDATSAGEGTIRIIFEPGTDPNEAVVRVKTRVDQVMPNLPLLVQREGVIITPVQPSMLMYVNLFGNSEDADELFLYNYAFTQIIPEIQRITGVAQAQILGSRKYAMRVWMKPDRMRAYNISAEEVMKSMEEQSLIARPGRLGQSSGIQAQSLEYVLVYKGQFNEPEQYKDIIIRANEEGEMIRLRDVAAVELGSEFFDIYSNLDGKPSASIVLKQTLGSNASDVIAQVKEKMEELKEFMPPGVEYKVSYDVSTFLDASIEQVLHTLRDAFILVALVVFLFLGDWRSTLIPIIAVPVSLIGSFFVMQLFDLSINLITLFALVLSIGIVVDNAIVVVEAVHAKMEANHNITPYVAVKEVMGEIGGAIVAITLVMVSVFIPVSFMTGPVGVFYRQFSITMAGSIIISAIVALTLTPVLCAMLMKPPKSEGQKKSIMDRFINWFNNGFEKITGRYVAILNKIVVRRVLTFGMLGAFCVGVYLSSQVLPAGFIPSEDQGTIYAIVQTPPGSTLETTNKVAQELQKICEEIPEVESVSSLAGYEIMTEGRGSNAGTCLINLKPWDERNKNVNQVMEELEEKTKDLGAVIEYFEPPAVPGFGSSGGFSMRMVDKTNNTDYHVFEKINNEFMDALQKRKELTGLFTFYAANFPQYEMIIDNDLAMQKGVSIGKAVENLNILIGSTYEQGFIRFGRFFKVYAQAAPEYRKDPTDLGALFVKNEEGLMVPYSSFMHFEKRLGPNEITRYNLYNSATIRGLPVDGYTSGDAIKAIQEVAKETLPRGYDIAWEGLSYDEARRGNEAIFIFLIVLIFVYLVLAAQYESFVLPLVVILSLPVGVLGSFLLLKVMGLANDVYAQIGMIMLIGLLGKNAVLIVEFAVQKQRAGASVLEASIEGAKARFRPILMTSFAFIAGLIPLVTASGAGAIGNRTIGSSALGGMLVGTLLGVLIIPGLYYVFATMIVGRKLIQEEDDEPVSEQFVRKGEEDRTARKEFKKLNEQLKNLLKRKKDE
- a CDS encoding efflux transporter outer membrane subunit; the encoded protein is MILKDHKLLFTMVSIAMVCYGCSSTALVKRTENRTVPASYSGSTDSTNTSSVKWKAYFNDPYLNVLIDSALSNNQELNIMLQEIRTAQYEVKARKGEYLPFIGALGSAEVDKVGRYTSKGSSEATTDIMPDVETPEPLPDYMIGLYAKWEVDVWGKLRNAKKAAYCRYLGTVEGKNFMVTNLVAEISNSYYELLALDNQLLIVQQNIEIQSGALSIVRQQKQATRVTELAVRRFEAEVFHTRSMQFEIQQQITEMENHLNFLVGRFPGPIQRNAQTFSSLKPDTVLAGLPAQLLANRPDIRQAEQELTATKLDVKSARARFYPSVGLSAGVGFRAFDPEYLFTTPQSLIFNVAGDLVAPLINRNAIKAAYYTANAKQVQAVYDYERTILNAYVEVANQVSNIGNLNKSYALRAQRVQALQESITISNSLFLSARADYMEVLLTQRDALDSRFELVETQKLRLNAKVNVYRALGGGWR
- a CDS encoding PIN domain-containing protein translates to MSITFLPDVNIWFALSRKEHQFHLSAYDWISSVPAHDRIHFNRSTQQSLLRLVTTSAIMHAYSAKPLTNTDAWTRQNAWYKDDRISFVDEPPQLEPQWRSFGAIGTASPKLWMDAYLAAFAIASNAQLVTTDKAFRQFKGLDLLVIA
- a CDS encoding ribbon-helix-helix protein, CopG family, producing MKTTIELPDDLLQALRIRAAEEGRSMKALLTEALRSYFGKQPKAKKPRILKYHEMPIIKDGKPAKQGEEITPERVAEVLWGSKE
- a CDS encoding aminotransferase class I/II-fold pyridoxal phosphate-dependent enzyme — translated: MPNDLSHILTHLGEDRERGYDAVVPPIIQSGNFTYPTVAAMRAVVQKEMEKPLYSRGFNPTVGVLREKIAALENAEDALVFSSGSAAVASAVISFVKAGDHIVCVEKPYSWTKKLLIELLPRFGVEHTFVDGTDPENYRKAIRPNTTFFILESPNSLTFELQDIAAVASIAKEKNIITLCDNSFNSPLFQNPLDLGMDMVAHSATKYINGHSDVVAGVLAGSKTMMRQVMQKEFMTLGACLSPHDAWLIIRGLRTLELRVNRSADNAEKVAQFLKGHPKVKKIHWPGLQSHPQHALAKKQMKRVAGLMSIELNAPDEAAVERFCDNLKTFLIAVSWGGYESLQWPVCALKGPSGYYTDLPFTMIRLYVGLEDPDLLIADLEQALVRV
- a CDS encoding VOC family protein, coding for MTGHIHTPTPDLAKSIDFYKRLGFTVASEGTPTLITDGDITIEINAERTARAGVALYDNNWGDVIPKLNTPTHPCKGGHVCADPNGIWIYMLDGDAPVVPKTDIKGTILGKCMGVTIETTDMARSVALWQALGFAITMGTAESGWVVVSAEGCPGVSIMKPLMCPHLFFNPSLTYFNGKVGNPVVIENVRKAGIPITEEISHFNKDGIVDNIIIRDPGGYGFFLFND
- a CDS encoding T9SS type A sorting domain-containing protein, whose protein sequence is MKHITTVFLAFLFTVFSCDQLRAQGDTCTTALLIGSGIHHADGPTTGSGIVLSNGSNCGATGSNGDWYKYIPTFTGMINITSCNTLNNQQDDDTYGHVLTGTCDSLICLGFNDDMGSNSCPNYNFATYLDIAVTAGETYYIVWTNLFDSDDFYWTLTECFGTVQGTAFKDYNDNSVRDSSEATVNTMLQVEPGGQYVYAGSDPYSFCTEQGAYTISVPNPPLYYLPVPATRTYSVNTQGEFVPGMDFAFQSIVDVYDGEANIWGWSPWIGNETHYNVTYCNIGTEPLDGEIVVTLDPLTEFVSSIPTNVTAAGQTVTWSVSNLLPGHCAYIYLTYLTDSTAIVTDTVSAFVQFNITGVEQTPENNFDMIIDNPTTSLDPNEKLVNVTSITEQEIMDEKALEYVVHFQNTGTAPAQRVIVRDVIDTDLDLSTFQMIGATHPYTIWVEGREIAWTFANIYLPDSTTELEGSQGGFSYRILANANSMPGTSITNRADIYFDYNEPVLTNTVETVVATPQAIDEFVVYDDGLGVYPSPSTGILSIGWQRGELTNGQITVFDALGRNVETQNVQRIGGGTFVNMDLSELPQGTYTVWLQGEGVNARTRFVIAR